The following proteins come from a genomic window of Pseudomonas syringae:
- the mraY gene encoding phospho-N-acetylmuramoyl-pentapeptide-transferase: protein MLLLLAEFLQQFYKGFAVFQYLSLRGILGVLTALTLSLCLGPWMIRTLQMRQIGQSVRNDGPQSHLSKSGTPTMGGALILSSIGISTLLWADLSNRYVWVVLLVTFLFGAIGWVDDYRKVIEKNSRGLPSRWKYFWQSVFGLCAAIFLYATAPSATETTLIVPMLKDVRIPLGIGFIVLTYFVIVGSSNAVNLTDGLDGLAIMPTVMVGGALGIFCYLSGNVKFAEYLLIPYVPGAGELIVFSGALIGAGLGFLWFNTYPAQVFMGDVGALALGAALGTMAVIVRQEMVLFIMGGVFVMETLSVVIQVASFKLTGRRVFRMAPIHHHFELKGWPEPRVIVRFWIITVILVLIGLATLKLR from the coding sequence AGTTCTTACAACAGTTCTACAAAGGCTTCGCGGTCTTTCAGTACCTGTCTTTGCGCGGGATCCTTGGCGTGCTCACTGCACTGACGCTGTCGTTATGCCTGGGCCCATGGATGATCCGCACCCTGCAGATGCGCCAGATCGGCCAGTCAGTGCGCAACGACGGTCCACAGTCGCACCTGTCCAAGTCCGGCACGCCGACCATGGGTGGCGCGCTGATCCTGTCGTCGATTGGTATCAGTACCCTGTTGTGGGCGGACTTGAGCAACCGTTACGTCTGGGTGGTGTTGCTGGTGACCTTCCTGTTCGGTGCCATCGGCTGGGTCGATGACTACCGCAAGGTGATCGAAAAGAATTCTCGCGGTCTGCCGAGTCGCTGGAAGTATTTCTGGCAATCGGTATTTGGCCTGTGCGCAGCAATCTTCCTTTATGCGACCGCACCGTCCGCGACCGAGACCACGCTGATCGTGCCGATGCTGAAAGACGTACGCATCCCGCTCGGCATCGGCTTCATCGTGCTGACCTATTTCGTGATCGTCGGCTCCAGCAACGCCGTCAACCTGACTGACGGTCTGGACGGTCTGGCGATCATGCCGACGGTCATGGTCGGCGGCGCGCTGGGCATCTTCTGCTACCTGTCGGGTAACGTGAAGTTCGCTGAATACCTGCTGATCCCTTACGTGCCGGGGGCGGGTGAGCTGATCGTGTTCTCCGGTGCGCTGATCGGTGCGGGGCTCGGATTCCTGTGGTTCAACACCTATCCGGCGCAAGTCTTCATGGGCGACGTCGGTGCGCTGGCACTGGGCGCTGCGCTGGGCACCATGGCCGTGATCGTGCGTCAGGAAATGGTCCTGTTCATCATGGGCGGTGTGTTCGTGATGGAAACCCTTTCAGTGGTCATTCAGGTTGCGTCTTTCAAACTCACCGGCCGCCGGGTGTTTCGCATGGCGCCGATTCACCACCACTTTGAACTCAAAGGCTGGCCCGAGCCACGCGTGATCGTCCGTTTCTGGATCATCACCGTGATTCTCGTGCTGATCGGTCTTGCCACGTTGAAACTGAGGTAG
- the murD gene encoding UDP-N-acetylmuramoyl-L-alanine--D-glutamate ligase: MSLIVSDRFRIVVGLGKSGMSLVRFLANQGVSFAVADTRENPPELATLRRDYPQVEVRCGELDVDFLCRADELYVSPGLALATPALQQAHARGVKLSGDIELFARHAKAPVIAITGSNAKSTVTTLVGEMAVAAGKRVAVGGNLGTPALDLLSDEVELYVMELSSFQLETTDQLNAEVATVLNISEDHMDRYSGLPAYHLAKHRIFRGARQVVVNRQDALSRPLIGEGLPCWTFGLNKPDFHGFGLREENGEKYLAFQFENLMPVRELKVRGAHNQANALAALALGHAVGLPFDAMLASLREFTGLEHRCQWLREREGVHYYNDSKATNVGAALAAIEGLGADIDGKLVLIAGGDGKGADFSGLRAPVAEHCRAAVLLGRDAGLIAQVLGDAVPVIRVDTLQAAVERSAELACSGDAVLLSPACASLDMFKNYEERGRVFAQAVECLS; encoded by the coding sequence GTGTCCCTGATCGTTTCCGACCGCTTCCGCATTGTCGTGGGTCTAGGCAAAAGCGGCATGTCTCTGGTTCGCTTTCTGGCGAACCAGGGCGTGTCCTTTGCTGTGGCCGACACGCGGGAGAATCCTCCTGAGCTGGCGACCTTGCGTCGCGATTATCCGCAGGTGGAAGTGCGTTGTGGCGAGCTGGACGTGGACTTCCTCTGCCGTGCCGACGAGCTGTATGTCAGCCCCGGCCTGGCCCTGGCGACACCGGCCCTGCAACAGGCCCACGCACGAGGCGTCAAGCTGTCGGGCGATATCGAACTGTTCGCACGGCATGCGAAGGCGCCGGTGATTGCGATTACCGGTTCCAACGCGAAAAGCACCGTGACCACGCTGGTCGGCGAAATGGCCGTTGCTGCTGGAAAGCGGGTTGCAGTAGGCGGCAACCTGGGTACTCCGGCGCTGGACCTGCTCAGCGACGAGGTCGAGCTTTATGTCATGGAGCTGTCCAGCTTTCAGCTCGAAACCACCGATCAGCTCAACGCTGAAGTCGCCACCGTGCTGAACATCAGCGAAGACCACATGGACCGCTACAGCGGCCTGCCTGCCTACCATCTGGCCAAGCACCGCATTTTCCGCGGTGCGCGGCAGGTGGTGGTCAATCGTCAGGACGCGCTGTCCCGTCCGTTGATCGGCGAAGGTCTGCCGTGCTGGACGTTCGGCCTGAACAAGCCTGACTTCCATGGCTTCGGCCTGCGTGAAGAGAACGGCGAAAAGTACCTGGCCTTCCAGTTCGAGAACCTGATGCCGGTGCGCGAACTGAAGGTTCGTGGCGCGCACAATCAGGCCAACGCGCTGGCGGCACTGGCGCTGGGCCATGCGGTCGGCCTGCCGTTCGACGCGATGCTCGCCAGCCTGCGCGAGTTCACCGGCCTTGAGCACCGCTGCCAATGGCTGCGCGAGCGCGAGGGCGTCCATTACTACAACGATTCCAAGGCCACCAACGTAGGTGCTGCACTGGCCGCCATCGAAGGCCTCGGGGCCGATATCGACGGCAAGCTGGTACTGATCGCCGGTGGCGACGGCAAAGGTGCTGACTTCAGCGGTCTGCGTGCGCCAGTGGCTGAACATTGCCGCGCTGCCGTATTGCTCGGTCGCGACGCCGGGCTGATCGCTCAGGTGTTGGGCGATGCCGTTCCAGTGATTCGTGTCGACACACTGCAAGCGGCGGTCGAGCGCAGTGCTGAACTGGCCTGCAGCGGCGATGCCGTGTTGCTGTCTCCCGCATGCGCCAGCCTGGACATGTTCAAGAATTATGAAGAGCGCGGACGTGTGTTCGCGCAGGCAGTGGAGTGCTTGTCATGA
- the ftsW gene encoding putative lipid II flippase FtsW, protein MIFGVIKPYPSPLISGRGIDLDFPMLVGCLALLGLGLVMITSASSEVAAVQSGNTLYMMTRHLVYLLIGLGACGVTMMIPVATWQRLGWLMLLGAFGLLLMVLVPGIGREVNGSMRWIGFGAFNVQPSEIAKVFVVIFLAGYLIRRQQEVRESWMGFFKPFIVLLPMAGLLLMEPDFGATVVMMGSAAAMLFLGGVGLFRFSLMVVLAVASVVVLVQAQPYRMARLTNFTDPWADQFGSGYQLTQALIAFGRGEWFGVGLGNSVQKQFYLPEAHTDFVFSVLAEELGVIGSLLTVALFLFVSIRGMYIGMWAERAKQFFGAYVAYGLSFLWIGQFLINIGVNVGLLPTKGLTLPFLSYGGSSLVICCASLGLLLRIEWESRNNMGSEEAEFQESDFAEETHNGR, encoded by the coding sequence ATGATCTTCGGTGTGATCAAGCCTTATCCATCGCCACTGATCAGCGGGCGCGGCATCGACCTCGATTTCCCGATGCTGGTCGGTTGTCTGGCATTGCTGGGCCTCGGTCTGGTGATGATCACGTCCGCCTCGTCGGAAGTGGCGGCCGTGCAGTCGGGTAATACGCTGTACATGATGACTCGCCATCTGGTCTATCTGCTGATCGGTCTGGGTGCCTGCGGTGTGACCATGATGATTCCGGTCGCCACCTGGCAGCGCCTGGGCTGGCTGATGCTGCTGGGTGCGTTCGGTCTGCTGCTGATGGTGCTGGTGCCCGGCATCGGGCGCGAGGTCAACGGTTCGATGCGCTGGATCGGCTTCGGCGCGTTCAACGTGCAGCCCTCGGAAATCGCCAAGGTCTTTGTGGTGATCTTTCTCGCCGGTTACCTGATTCGTCGTCAGCAGGAAGTCCGCGAAAGCTGGATGGGCTTCTTCAAGCCGTTCATCGTACTGCTGCCGATGGCGGGGCTGTTGCTGATGGAGCCTGACTTCGGTGCCACCGTGGTCATGATGGGTTCGGCTGCCGCGATGCTGTTTCTCGGCGGAGTGGGGCTGTTCCGCTTCTCGCTGATGGTGGTGCTGGCGGTTGCTTCGGTGGTCGTGCTGGTTCAGGCCCAGCCTTACCGTATGGCGCGCCTGACCAACTTTACCGATCCGTGGGCTGATCAGTTCGGTTCCGGCTACCAGTTGACCCAGGCGCTGATCGCCTTCGGTCGCGGCGAGTGGTTTGGCGTCGGTCTGGGCAACAGCGTGCAGAAGCAGTTCTACCTGCCGGAAGCGCACACCGACTTCGTGTTCTCGGTACTCGCAGAAGAGCTGGGTGTCATCGGCTCGCTGCTGACCGTTGCGCTGTTTCTGTTCGTCAGTATTCGTGGCATGTACATCGGCATGTGGGCAGAAAGGGCCAAGCAGTTCTTCGGCGCTTACGTTGCCTATGGCCTGTCATTCCTGTGGATTGGTCAGTTCCTGATCAACATCGGTGTGAACGTCGGCCTGTTGCCAACCAAAGGCCTGACGCTGCCGTTCCTCAGCTACGGCGGCAGTTCGTTGGTGATCTGCTGTGCCAGCCTTGGCCTGTTGCTGCGCATCGAGTGGGAGTCGCGCAACAACATGGGCAGCGAAGAAGCCGAGTTCCAGGAAAGCGACTTCGCCGAGGAGACGCACAATGGACGCTAA
- the murG gene encoding undecaprenyldiphospho-muramoylpentapeptide beta-N-acetylglucosaminyltransferase, which yields MDANVLIMAGGTGGHVFPALACAREFQARGYKVHWLGTPRGIENELVPQAGLTLHLINATGLRGKSRLSLLKAPLMLLKSLMQARKVVRQVKPVCVVGFGGYVTGPGGLAAKLAGVPLIIHEQNAVAGTANRSLASFASRVCEAFPDTFAASAKRRTTGNPVRVELFLETPRQALAGRKARLLVLGGSLGAEPLNKLLPEALAQLPQDIQPEVFHQSGKNHDAVTAERYRNVGVEAQVAPFIQNMAQAYSWADLVVCRAGALTISELAAAGLPSLLIPLPHAIDDHQSRNADYLAREGAAFVMPQATTGAAEMAARLKEVLMQPEQLNSMARTARRLAKPDATNTVVDVCVEVAHG from the coding sequence ATGGACGCTAACGTGCTGATCATGGCTGGCGGTACGGGCGGGCACGTCTTCCCGGCGCTGGCCTGCGCACGCGAGTTCCAGGCGCGTGGCTACAAGGTCCACTGGCTGGGCACGCCACGCGGCATCGAAAACGAGCTGGTGCCGCAAGCCGGTCTGACGCTGCACCTGATCAATGCGACCGGTCTGCGTGGCAAAAGCCGACTGTCGCTGCTCAAGGCGCCGCTGATGCTGCTGAAAAGCCTGATGCAGGCGCGCAAGGTGGTTCGCCAGGTGAAACCGGTCTGTGTGGTCGGTTTCGGCGGTTATGTCACCGGCCCTGGCGGTCTGGCGGCGAAGCTGGCCGGCGTGCCGTTGATCATCCATGAGCAGAATGCCGTCGCCGGTACTGCCAACCGCAGCCTGGCTTCGTTCGCCAGCCGCGTGTGTGAAGCGTTCCCGGACACGTTCGCGGCATCGGCCAAGCGCCGTACCACCGGCAACCCGGTGCGTGTCGAACTGTTTCTGGAAACCCCGCGTCAGGCACTCGCCGGGCGCAAGGCGCGTCTGCTGGTGCTGGGCGGCAGCCTGGGGGCGGAGCCGCTGAACAAGTTGTTGCCTGAGGCGTTGGCGCAGTTGCCGCAGGACATCCAGCCCGAAGTGTTCCACCAGTCGGGCAAAAATCATGATGCCGTCACCGCCGAGCGTTATCGCAACGTCGGTGTCGAGGCGCAAGTTGCGCCGTTCATCCAGAACATGGCCCAAGCCTATAGCTGGGCCGATCTGGTGGTCTGCCGCGCAGGCGCATTGACCATCAGCGAACTGGCCGCCGCCGGTCTGCCGTCGTTGCTGATACCGCTGCCCCACGCGATTGATGACCATCAGTCCCGTAATGCCGACTATCTGGCCCGAGAAGGCGCAGCCTTCGTCATGCCACAAGCAACAACTGGCGCCGCCGAGATGGCCGCACGCCTGAAAGAGGTTCTGATGCAACCCGAACAATTGAACAGCATGGCCCGCACTGCACGTCGCCTGGCCAAGCCTGATGCAACCAACACCGTCGTTGATGTCTGTGTGGAGGTGGCCCATGGTTGA
- the murC gene encoding UDP-N-acetylmuramate--L-alanine ligase: MVENQRAMPQPEMRRIRRIHFVGIGGVGMCGIAEVLLNLGYEVSGSDLKSSAVTERLESFGAQIFLGHRAENTIGSDVLVVSSAVNTSNPEVATALERRIPVVPRAEMLAELMRYRHGIAVAGTHGKTTTTSLIASVFAAGGLDPTFVIGGRLNAAGTNAQLGTSRYLIAEADESDASFLHLQPLVAVVTNIDADHMATYEGDFNKLKKTFVEFLHNLPFYGLAVMCIDDPVVREILPLVKRPTLTYGFSEEADVRAINVRQDGMLTFFTVLRRDREPLDVSVNMPGNHNVLNSLATIAIATDEGVSDEAIVQGLSGFQGVGRRFQIYGELPVEGGNVMLVDDYGHHPREVAAVINAVRGGWPDRRLVMVYQPHRFSRTRDLYDDFVQVLADANVLLLMEVYPAGEEPIPGADSRNLCHSIRQRGQLDPIYIERGVELAPLVKPLLRAGDILLCQGAGDIGGLAPQLLKSPLFVGAKVASTEGKLK; this comes from the coding sequence ATGGTTGAGAATCAACGCGCCATGCCTCAGCCGGAAATGCGCCGCATCCGCCGCATCCACTTCGTCGGTATCGGCGGTGTGGGCATGTGCGGCATCGCCGAGGTACTGCTGAACCTGGGTTACGAAGTCTCAGGCTCCGACCTCAAGAGCTCCGCCGTGACCGAGCGCCTTGAGTCGTTCGGTGCGCAGATCTTCCTCGGCCATCGCGCCGAGAACACCATCGGTTCCGATGTGCTGGTGGTGTCCAGTGCCGTGAACACCTCCAACCCGGAAGTGGCCACTGCACTGGAACGTCGTATTCCGGTCGTACCGCGCGCTGAAATGCTCGCTGAGCTGATGCGTTATCGCCATGGCATCGCTGTTGCCGGTACGCACGGCAAGACCACCACCACCAGCCTGATCGCTTCGGTGTTCGCGGCCGGTGGCCTGGACCCGACGTTCGTGATTGGCGGCCGGCTGAACGCCGCGGGCACCAACGCGCAGCTGGGTACCAGCCGTTATCTGATCGCCGAAGCCGATGAGAGCGATGCCAGCTTCCTGCACCTGCAACCGCTGGTGGCTGTGGTCACCAACATCGACGCCGATCACATGGCGACCTACGAGGGTGACTTCAACAAACTGAAGAAGACCTTTGTCGAATTCCTGCACAACCTGCCGTTCTACGGTCTGGCGGTGATGTGCATCGATGATCCGGTGGTACGTGAAATTCTGCCGCTGGTCAAACGTCCGACCCTGACCTACGGCTTCAGCGAAGAAGCCGATGTGCGTGCGATCAATGTGCGTCAGGACGGCATGCTGACCTTCTTCACTGTGCTGCGTCGCGACCGCGAGCCGCTGGATGTGTCGGTGAACATGCCCGGCAACCACAACGTACTCAACTCGTTGGCCACCATCGCCATCGCGACCGACGAAGGCGTCAGCGATGAAGCCATCGTCCAGGGCCTGTCTGGCTTCCAGGGCGTGGGTCGACGCTTCCAGATCTACGGCGAACTGCCGGTCGAAGGCGGCAACGTCATGCTGGTCGATGACTACGGTCACCACCCGCGTGAAGTCGCTGCTGTGATCAATGCGGTACGCGGCGGCTGGCCGGATCGTCGTCTGGTCATGGTTTACCAGCCGCACCGTTTCAGCCGCACACGCGATCTGTACGACGACTTCGTGCAGGTGCTGGCCGACGCCAACGTGCTGTTGCTGATGGAAGTCTACCCGGCCGGTGAAGAGCCGATCCCGGGTGCGGACAGCCGCAACCTGTGCCACAGCATTCGTCAGCGCGGCCAGCTGGACCCGATCTACATCGAGCGTGGCGTCGAGCTGGCGCCGCTGGTCAAGCCGCTGCTGCGTGCCGGTGACATTCTGCTCTGCCAGGGCGCTGGCGACATCGGCGGTCTTGCACCGCAGTTGCTCAAAAGCCCGCTGTTTGTCGGCGCGAAAGTGGCGTCAACCGAAGGGAAGCTGAAATGA
- a CDS encoding D-alanine--D-alanine ligase, producing MTALAWSSLCSTLEPKSFGRVAVLFGGKSAEREVSLNSGQAVLKALLDAGVDAFGIDVGGDFLQRLVSEKIDRAFIVLHGRGGEDGTMQGLLECLEIPYTGSGVLASALAMDKLRTKQVWLSLGLPTPLHAMLENERDCIFAATELGFPLIVKPAHEGSSIGMAKVNSVDELIAAWKAASTYDSHVLVEQWIQGPEFTVASLRGQVLPPIGLGTPHSFYDYDAKYLASDTQYRIPCGLGDAQEQELKQLAARACEAIGIAGWARTDVMQDAQGKFWLLEVNTVPGMTDHSLVPMAARAAGLDFQQLVLAILADSVPVRG from the coding sequence ATGACAGCCCTTGCCTGGTCTTCCCTGTGCTCGACACTCGAGCCGAAAAGCTTCGGCCGCGTTGCCGTGCTCTTCGGTGGCAAGAGTGCCGAGCGGGAAGTGTCCCTGAACTCGGGACAGGCGGTGCTCAAGGCGCTGCTCGACGCGGGCGTGGATGCGTTCGGCATCGATGTGGGCGGTGATTTCCTGCAGCGACTGGTCAGCGAGAAGATCGACCGCGCCTTCATCGTTCTGCACGGACGGGGCGGCGAAGACGGCACCATGCAAGGCCTGCTGGAGTGCCTGGAAATTCCCTATACCGGCAGTGGTGTACTGGCATCGGCGCTGGCCATGGACAAGCTGCGGACCAAGCAGGTCTGGCTGAGTCTGGGCCTGCCAACCCCGTTGCACGCCATGCTCGAAAACGAGCGTGATTGTATTTTTGCCGCGACGGAACTGGGCTTCCCTTTGATCGTCAAACCGGCCCATGAAGGTTCAAGTATCGGTATGGCGAAGGTGAACAGCGTCGATGAATTGATCGCCGCCTGGAAAGCCGCCAGTACCTACGATTCGCACGTGTTGGTCGAACAGTGGATTCAGGGGCCGGAGTTCACTGTTGCGTCTCTGCGTGGCCAGGTATTGCCTCCCATAGGCCTGGGCACACCTCACAGTTTTTATGATTACGACGCCAAGTACCTGGCCTCCGATACCCAGTACCGGATCCCGTGCGGGCTTGGCGATGCGCAGGAACAGGAACTCAAACAACTCGCTGCACGTGCTTGCGAAGCCATCGGCATTGCAGGCTGGGCGCGCACGGATGTGATGCAGGATGCGCAAGGCAAATTCTGGCTGCTGGAAGTGAACACCGTACCGGGCATGACCGATCACAGTCTGGTGCCGATGGCGGCGCGCGCTGCGGGCCTGGATTTTCAGCAACTGGTGTTGGCGATTCTGGCCGACAGCGTTCCGGTGAGAGGGTAA
- a CDS encoding cell division protein FtsQ/DivIB has product MYGPSARPQPPAPGRNKPVPRGASRMVAKEPLSARLPKANFSFLKRLFWPVLLVILGFATYEGAQRLLPYADRPITRINVQGDLSYISQQAVQQRIAPYVASSFFKIDLAAMRTELEQMPWIAHAEVRRVWPDQVVIRLEEQLPVARWGDEALLNNQGQAFTPRELSNYEHLPQLFGPQRAQQQVMQQYQVLSQMLRPLGFSIVRLELRERGSWFLTTGAGSAGPGIELLLGRDHLVEKMRRFIAIYDKTLKEQITNIARVDLRYSNGLAVGWREQAAPTTEKPAVAKN; this is encoded by the coding sequence ATGTACGGCCCTTCGGCACGTCCTCAGCCACCCGCTCCCGGCCGTAACAAGCCGGTGCCGCGTGGCGCCAGCCGGATGGTGGCCAAGGAGCCACTGTCAGCGCGCCTGCCGAAGGCCAATTTCAGTTTTCTGAAGCGGCTGTTCTGGCCGGTGCTGCTGGTGATTCTGGGCTTCGCCACGTACGAGGGCGCTCAGCGCCTGCTGCCGTATGCCGATCGCCCGATTACCCGCATCAACGTGCAGGGCGATTTGAGTTACATCAGCCAGCAGGCTGTGCAGCAGCGCATTGCTCCGTATGTGGCGTCGAGTTTCTTCAAGATCGACCTGGCCGCCATGCGTACCGAGCTTGAGCAGATGCCGTGGATCGCGCACGCCGAGGTGCGTCGGGTCTGGCCGGATCAGGTGGTGATTCGCCTTGAAGAGCAACTGCCGGTTGCGCGGTGGGGCGACGAGGCATTGTTGAATAACCAAGGGCAGGCTTTCACGCCGCGTGAACTGTCCAATTATGAACATCTTCCCCAGTTGTTCGGCCCGCAGCGGGCCCAGCAGCAGGTGATGCAGCAGTATCAGGTGTTGAGTCAGATGTTGCGCCCGTTGGGCTTCTCCATCGTACGCCTGGAGCTGCGCGAGCGTGGCAGCTGGTTCCTGACAACAGGCGCCGGTAGTGCAGGCCCGGGTATCGAATTGTTGCTTGGACGCGACCACCTTGTCGAAAAAATGCGCCGCTTCATCGCGATTTACGACAAGACGCTTAAAGAACAGATCACGAACATCGCGCGCGTCGACCTGCGTTACTCCAACGGCCTTGCGGTCGGTTGGCGCGAACAGGCAGCGCCGACGACGGAAAAACCCGCCGTCGCGAAGAATTGA
- the ftsA gene encoding cell division protein FtsA: MANVQSGKMIVGLDIGTSKVVALVGEVAADGSLEIVGIGTHPSRGLKKGVVVNIESTVQSIQRAIEEAQLMAGCRIHSAFVGVAGSHIRSLNSHGIVAIRDREVSSADLERVLDAAQAVAIPADQRVLHTLPQDYVIDNQEGVREPLGMSGVRLEAKVHVVTCAVNAAQNIEKCVRRCGLEVDDIILEQLASAYSVLTDDEKELGVCLVDIGGGTTDIAIFTEGAIRHTAVIPIAGDQVTNDIAMALRTPTQYAEEIKIRYACALAKLAGAGETIKVPSVGDRPPRELSRQALAEVVEPRYDELFTLIQAELRRSGYEDLIPAGIVLTGGTAKMEGAVELAEEIFHMPVRLGVPHSVKGLADVVRNPIYSTGVGLLLYGLQKQSDGISLSGIVGNSSYSDETKAPVLERIKRWVQGNF; encoded by the coding sequence ATGGCAAACGTGCAAAGCGGCAAAATGATCGTCGGGCTGGATATCGGTACCTCCAAGGTGGTGGCACTGGTAGGCGAAGTCGCGGCCGATGGCTCGCTGGAAATCGTGGGTATCGGCACCCATCCTTCCCGCGGCCTGAAAAAGGGCGTGGTGGTGAATATCGAGTCGACCGTGCAGTCGATCCAGCGCGCAATCGAAGAAGCGCAGTTGATGGCCGGTTGCCGCATCCACTCGGCCTTCGTCGGTGTTGCAGGCAGCCATATTCGCAGTCTGAACTCGCACGGCATCGTGGCGATTCGTGATCGTGAAGTCAGCTCTGCGGATCTGGAGCGCGTGCTCGATGCTGCTCAGGCGGTGGCCATTCCTGCTGACCAGCGCGTGCTGCACACCCTGCCTCAGGATTACGTGATCGACAATCAGGAAGGCGTACGTGAGCCACTGGGCATGTCCGGCGTACGTCTGGAAGCCAAGGTGCACGTGGTGACCTGTGCAGTGAATGCCGCGCAGAACATCGAAAAGTGCGTGCGTCGCTGCGGCCTGGAAGTCGACGACATCATTCTCGAACAACTGGCTTCGGCCTATTCGGTCCTGACCGATGACGAGAAAGAGCTGGGCGTGTGCCTGGTGGATATCGGCGGTGGCACCACCGACATCGCGATCTTCACCGAAGGCGCCATTCGTCACACCGCGGTGATCCCGATTGCCGGTGATCAGGTGACCAACGACATCGCCATGGCGCTGCGTACACCGACCCAATACGCCGAAGAAATCAAGATTCGTTATGCCTGCGCCCTGGCCAAACTGGCCGGTGCCGGCGAAACCATCAAGGTACCGAGCGTGGGCGACCGTCCACCTCGCGAGCTGTCGCGTCAGGCGCTGGCTGAAGTGGTCGAGCCTCGTTACGACGAGCTGTTCACCCTGATCCAGGCCGAACTGCGTCGCAGCGGCTACGAAGACCTCATCCCGGCCGGCATCGTGCTGACCGGTGGTACGGCGAAAATGGAAGGTGCGGTCGAACTGGCCGAAGAAATCTTCCACATGCCGGTGCGCCTGGGCGTGCCGCACAGCGTCAAGGGGCTCGCAGATGTTGTGCGTAACCCGATCTATTCAACGGGCGTAGGCCTGTTGCTGTACGGGCTGCAAAAACAGTCGGACGGTATTTCGCTGTCCGGGATTGTCGGCAACAGCAGTTACAGCGACGAAACCAAGGCCCCGGTGCTTGAGCGGATCAAGCGTTGGGTGCAGGGCAATTTCTAA
- the ftsZ gene encoding cell division protein FtsZ, whose protein sequence is MFELVDNVPQSPVIKVIGVGGGGGNAVNHMVKSNIEGVEFICANTDAQALKNIGARTILQLGTGVTKGLGAGANPEVGRQAAMEDRERIAEVLQGTNMVFITTGMGGGTGTGAAPIIAEVAKEMGILTVAVVTRPFPFEGRKRMQIADEGIRMLSESVDSLITIPNEKLLTILGKDASLLSAFAKADDVLAGAVRGISDIIKRPGMINVDFADVRTVMSEMGMAMMGTGCASGPNRAREATEAAIRNPLLEDVNLQGARGILVNITAGPDLSLGEYSDVGSIIEAFASEHAMVKVGTVIDPDMRDELHVTVVATGLGAKIEKPVKVIDNTLQTTQQAPAHQAARQEAPSVNYRDLDRPTVMRNQAHASATAAAKMNPNDDLDYLDIPAFLRRQAD, encoded by the coding sequence ATGTTCGAACTCGTAGACAACGTCCCGCAAAGCCCGGTCATTAAAGTTATCGGCGTAGGCGGTGGTGGCGGCAACGCCGTCAATCACATGGTCAAGAGCAACATCGAAGGCGTGGAATTCATCTGCGCCAACACCGATGCTCAGGCGCTGAAAAATATCGGCGCGCGGACCATTCTGCAACTGGGCACAGGCGTGACCAAAGGTCTTGGCGCTGGCGCCAACCCTGAAGTCGGTCGTCAGGCCGCCATGGAAGACCGTGAGCGCATTGCAGAAGTCCTGCAAGGCACCAACATGGTATTCATCACCACCGGCATGGGCGGCGGTACCGGTACCGGTGCAGCGCCGATCATTGCTGAAGTGGCCAAGGAAATGGGCATCCTCACGGTAGCAGTCGTGACCCGTCCGTTCCCGTTCGAAGGTCGCAAGCGTATGCAGATCGCCGATGAAGGCATCCGCATGCTGTCCGAAAGCGTCGACTCGTTGATCACCATTCCCAACGAGAAGCTGCTGACCATCCTCGGTAAGGACGCCAGCCTGCTGTCGGCTTTCGCCAAGGCTGACGATGTACTGGCCGGTGCCGTTCGCGGTATCTCCGACATCATCAAGCGTCCGGGCATGATCAACGTCGACTTCGCCGACGTTCGTACGGTCATGAGCGAAATGGGCATGGCGATGATGGGCACTGGCTGCGCCAGCGGTCCGAACCGTGCACGTGAAGCGACTGAGGCAGCCATCCGTAACCCGCTGCTCGAAGACGTCAACCTGCAGGGCGCTCGCGGTATCCTGGTCAACATCACTGCCGGTCCTGACCTGTCTCTGGGTGAGTACTCGGACGTGGGTAGCATCATTGAAGCGTTCGCTTCCGAGCACGCCATGGTCAAGGTCGGTACTGTTATCGATCCGGACATGCGTGACGAGTTGCACGTGACAGTGGTTGCCACCGGCCTGGGCGCGAAAATCGAGAAACCTGTCAAGGTCATCGACAACACGCTGCAGACCACCCAGCAGGCGCCTGCACATCAGGCAGCCCGTCAGGAAGCTCCATCGGTCAACTACCGCGATCTGGATCGCCCTACCGTGATGCGCAATCAGGCACACGCCAGCGCTACCGCGGCGGCAAAGATGAATCCTAACGATGATCTCGATTATCTGGACATCCCGGCTTTCCTGCGTCGTCAGGCCGATTGA